One Helianthus annuus cultivar XRQ/B chromosome 7, HanXRQr2.0-SUNRISE, whole genome shotgun sequence genomic region harbors:
- the LOC110892349 gene encoding uncharacterized protein LOC110892349 gives MPPKLKLPLNFDRYDGTRDPEDHLHAFKGAGQLGRWPMPVWCHMFVQTLTEGARLWFDSLPPGGIDSYEELSEKFLRNFSQQRKVIKNLNEIMHIRQRDNERVDQYMERFVKESMNIKDVPEVMKISSFINGLKHAQLCEKLGE, from the coding sequence ATGCCCCCGAAGCTCAAGCTACCCCTGAATTTCGACAGATATGATGGAACAAGGGACCCAGAGGATCACCTACATGCCTTCAAAGGTGCAGGACAACTGGGACGATGGCCCATGCCTGTTTGGTGCCATATGTTCGTGCAAACCCTAACAGAAGGAGCCAGGCTTTGGTTTGATAGCCTTCCTCCTGGGGGAATAGACAGTTACGAGGAGCTGAGCGAGAAGTTCCTGAGAAACTTCAGTCAGCAAAGGAAGGTGATAAAAAACCTTAACGAGATCATGCACATAAGGCAACGGGACAACGAGCGCGTAGACCAATACATGGAGAGATTTGTTAAAGAAAGCATGAACATCAAGGATGTCCCAGAAGTCATGAAGATCAGCAGCTTCATCAACGGGCTGAAGCATGCACAACTGTGTGAAAAACTGGGTGAGTAA